In Papio anubis isolate 15944 chromosome 20, Panubis1.0, whole genome shotgun sequence, a single window of DNA contains:
- the ZNF781 gene encoding LOW QUALITY PROTEIN: zinc finger protein 781 (The sequence of the model RefSeq protein was modified relative to this genomic sequence to represent the inferred CDS: inserted 2 bases in 1 codon; deleted 2 bases in 2 codons) has product MCGNASVFYTNHMKHQILLQRNAMYLKNVAKSACNFQLTQYQISHANQKPYECQICGKPIRKRAHLTQHNQIHTGEKPYECKECGKAFXCCSTLIQHKRTHTNGKPYECLECRKMFRWGAHLIRHQRIHTGERPYTRKQCWKAFASVSDLIDIRKFTLVRDFTNVKNVGRHLTIAQLLFSIREFTLVRSPLNVRTVAKYSIIAQHLLNVRELILMRNLMNVRNVKRLLGKVHILLNIKELILVRHHMSVRNVGRLSLVLLTLTDIREFTLLKNPMNVKNVVKPLIIAQLLFNTREFTLVRSLMNVSSVGKLLYPVQHLFNIREHTLMKNLINVRNARPSSRVHI; this is encoded by the exons ATGTGTGGCAATGCCTCTGTATTTTACACAAATCATATGAAACATCAAATTTTACTGCAAAGAAATGCAATGTAtttaaagaatgtggcaaagagTGCTTGTAACTTTCAACTAACTCAATATCAAATAAGTCAT GCTAAtcagaaaccctatgaatgtcaGATATGTGGAAAGCCCATAAGAAAGCGTGCCCACCTTACCCAACATAATCAaattcacactggtgagaaaccaTATGAATGCAAAGAATGTGGGAAAGCGTT ATGTTGTTCAACATTGATTCAACATAAGAGAACTCATACTAATGGGAAACCCTATGAATGTCTGGAATGTAGAAAGATGTTTAGGTGGGGTGCACATCTTATTCGACatcaaagaattcatactggtgaGAGACCTTATACACGTAAGCAATGTTGGAAGGCCTTTGCTtctgtttctgat ttaataGACATCAGAAAATTCACACTGGTGAGAGACTTTAcgaatgtaaagaatgtgggaaggcATTTAACAATTGCTCAACTTCTATTCagcatcagagaattcacactggtgaGAAGCCCTTTGAATGTAAGGACTGTGGCAAAGTATTCAATAATTGCTCAACACTTACTCAACGTCAGAGAACTCATACTAATGAGAAATCTTATGAATGTCAGGAATGTAAAAAGGCTTTTAGGCAAAGTGCACATCTTACTCAACATCAAAGAACTCATACTGGTGAGACACCATATGAGTGTGAGGAACGTGGGAAGGCTTTCACTTGTGCTTCTGACTTTAACagacatcagagaattcacactgttgaaaaaccctatgaatgtaaagaatgtggtaAAGCCTTTAATAATTGCTCAGCTCTTATTCAACaccagagaattcacactggtgaGAAGCCTTATGAATGTAAGCAGTGTGGGAAAGCTTTTATATCCTGTTCAACACTTGTTCAACATCAGAGAACACACACTAATGAAAAACCTTATAAATGTCAGGAATGCAAGGCCTTCAAGCAGAGTGCACATCTAA